The following are encoded in a window of Flavobacterium sp. WC2421 genomic DNA:
- a CDS encoding HD domain-containing protein, which produces MNNTDIISKTIAFVKEKLNNAEGGHDWFHIERVYKNSILIANEEACDLTVVKLGALLHDIADSKFHGGDETIGPKTARTFLEYENVDESIIDHVVKIIENISFKGGNFEKNFSSIELDIVQDADRLDAIGAIGIARTFNYGGFKNRALYDPNIAPNTKMNKEEYKNNEAPTINHFYEKLLLLKDKMNTPSGKAIATERHRYMEGFLSQFYAEWDGEK; this is translated from the coding sequence ATGAACAACACAGATATTATTAGTAAAACAATCGCTTTTGTAAAAGAAAAACTCAATAATGCTGAGGGTGGACATGACTGGTTTCATATCGAAAGGGTGTATAAGAACAGTATATTGATTGCTAATGAGGAAGCTTGTGACTTAACTGTAGTGAAATTAGGAGCGTTACTTCATGATATTGCCGATAGCAAATTTCATGGCGGTGATGAAACAATAGGCCCCAAAACGGCACGAACATTTCTAGAATATGAAAATGTAGATGAATCTATTATTGATCATGTTGTAAAAATCATTGAAAACATCTCTTTTAAAGGTGGGAATTTTGAAAAGAATTTCTCGTCTATAGAATTGGATATTGTTCAAGATGCAGATCGTTTAGACGCTATTGGAGCTATTGGAATCGCGAGAACGTTCAATTATGGCGGATTCAAAAATAGAGCGCTGTATGACCCTAATATTGCTCCAAACACAAAAATGAATAAAGAAGAGTACAAAAATAATGAGGCTCCAACTATCAATCATTTTTATGAAAAATTATTACTCTTAAAAGATAAAATGAATACTCCTTCAGGAAAAGCCATTGCAACAGAAAGACACCGTTATATGGAAGGGTTTTTGTCCCAGTTTTATGCGGAATGGGATGGGGAAAAATAA
- the rnpA gene encoding ribonuclease P protein component → MNFTYSKNEKLKSKITIGLLFSEGKSVSKYPLRLVYYADDTVDAQKIKMGVSVSKKHFKKAVDRNYFKRVLRETYRLNKHLLIDSLDKPYAFMFFYQSKDRLSFEEINTKTIQLFEKFIAQTAKKETHENGNDSITG, encoded by the coding sequence ATGAACTTCACTTATTCCAAAAACGAAAAACTTAAAAGTAAAATTACGATTGGATTATTGTTTTCTGAAGGGAAATCGGTTTCCAAATACCCTTTACGATTGGTTTACTATGCCGATGACACCGTTGATGCTCAAAAAATAAAAATGGGCGTTTCTGTTTCGAAAAAGCACTTTAAAAAAGCGGTTGACCGAAATTATTTCAAACGAGTGCTCCGGGAAACCTACCGCCTTAACAAGCATCTCCTTATTGATAGTTTAGATAAACCCTATGCTTTTATGTTTTTTTACCAAAGCAAAGACCGCCTATCATTCGAAGAAATCAATACCAAAACAATTCAATTGTTTGAGAAGTTTATAGCTCAAACTGCAAAAAAAGAAACCCATGAAAATGGCAATGATTCTATTACGGGATAA
- a CDS encoding acyl-ACP desaturase — translation MSIKNIRLEVMQFLEKNVASYVDQYLIPVEEIWQPSDFLPNSESDNFLEEVKELREISKDLPYDFWVAMVGDMITEEALPTYENWLMEVEGVDNLERNGWAQWVRQWTGEENRHGDLLNKYLYLSGRVNMREIEMTTQHLINDGFDIGTGRDPYKNFVYTSFQELATYVSHNRVSQLAKSYGDKKLAKMCKMIAGDEMRHHHAYSEFVNQIFKIDPSEMMLAFQYMMKAKIVMPAHFLRESGAKISSAFELFSDSAQRIGVYTANDYVEIMQKLIDKWEIDKISGLTDEAEKARDYLMKLPARMARISERIVIPQETHIFKWVEPARL, via the coding sequence ATGTCAATAAAAAACATTCGATTAGAAGTAATGCAGTTTTTAGAAAAAAACGTGGCAAGCTATGTTGATCAGTATTTAATACCTGTTGAAGAAATATGGCAACCCTCTGATTTTTTACCTAATTCTGAAAGCGATAATTTCTTAGAAGAAGTAAAAGAGTTACGTGAAATATCTAAGGACTTACCTTACGATTTCTGGGTAGCAATGGTAGGAGATATGATTACCGAAGAGGCTTTGCCAACCTATGAAAACTGGTTAATGGAAGTTGAAGGTGTAGATAATCTAGAGAGAAACGGTTGGGCCCAATGGGTTCGTCAGTGGACAGGTGAAGAAAACCGTCATGGAGATTTACTAAATAAATATTTGTATTTATCTGGTCGTGTAAATATGCGCGAAATTGAAATGACAACACAGCATCTTATCAACGACGGTTTTGATATTGGTACTGGTAGAGATCCTTATAAGAACTTTGTTTACACTAGTTTTCAAGAATTAGCTACTTATGTTTCTCACAATAGAGTTTCTCAATTAGCGAAAAGCTATGGAGATAAAAAATTAGCTAAAATGTGTAAAATGATTGCTGGTGACGAAATGCGTCATCACCATGCGTATAGTGAATTTGTAAATCAGATTTTCAAAATTGATCCTAGCGAAATGATGCTTGCTTTTCAATACATGATGAAAGCTAAAATTGTGATGCCAGCGCATTTCTTGAGAGAATCAGGAGCAAAAATTAGTTCTGCTTTTGAATTATTCTCTGATTCAGCACAACGTATTGGTGTTTACACAGCTAATGATTATGTCGAAATCATGCAAAAATTAATTGACAAATGGGAAATTGATAAAATCTCAGGTTTAACGGATGAAGCCGAGAAAGCGCGGGATTACTTGATGAAACTACCAGCAAGAATGGCTAGAATTTCGGAAAGAATTGTAATTCCTCAAGAAACTCATATTTTTAAATGGGTTGAACCTGCAAGATTATAG
- a CDS encoding lysophospholipid acyltransferase family protein has translation MQKLISYPISVIYYLCFGLTLVVFHPIQWVCFNLFGYQAHKVSVDYLNFFLLKCTNLLGTTYKFENLDSIPEGVPLIFVSNHQSMYDIIAMIWFMRRFHCKFVSKKELGKGIPSVSYNLRHGGSALIDRKDPKQAIPAIKGLSEYIEKNNRSAVIFPEGTRSKTGHPKPFAQSGLKILCKYAPSAYVVPISINNSWKVVKYGFFPLGLGNRLTFVIHKPLKVSEFKFEEIIEKAESAIVKGIKF, from the coding sequence ATGCAAAAACTGATTTCGTATCCCATATCCGTCATATATTATTTGTGTTTTGGTCTTACGTTGGTTGTATTTCATCCTATTCAATGGGTTTGTTTTAATTTATTTGGATATCAAGCCCATAAAGTGAGCGTTGATTATCTAAATTTTTTTTTACTCAAATGCACAAATCTTTTAGGGACAACCTACAAGTTTGAAAATCTGGATAGCATTCCTGAAGGAGTTCCATTAATATTTGTATCCAATCATCAAAGCATGTATGATATCATAGCGATGATTTGGTTTATGCGTCGTTTTCATTGTAAGTTTGTCAGCAAAAAGGAATTGGGTAAAGGAATTCCAAGTGTTTCGTATAATTTAAGACACGGAGGTTCAGCGCTTATTGATAGAAAAGATCCAAAACAAGCCATACCAGCAATTAAAGGATTATCCGAGTATATTGAAAAAAACAATCGTTCAGCTGTAATTTTCCCTGAAGGAACACGAAGTAAAACGGGTCATCCAAAACCGTTTGCACAAAGCGGACTAAAGATATTGTGCAAGTATGCTCCATCGGCTTATGTAGTTCCAATAAGTATAAATAATTCATGGAAAGTGGTGAAATATGGTTTTTTTCCACTTGGTTTAGGAAATCGCCTTACCTTTGTAATTCATAAGCCTTTAAAGGTTAGTGAATTTAAATTTGAAGAGATCATAGAAAAGGCTGAAAGCGCCATAGTAAAAGGAATAAAATTTTAA